In Tetrapisispora phaffii CBS 4417 chromosome 6, complete genome, a single genomic region encodes these proteins:
- the KAP122 gene encoding Kap122p (similar to Saccharomyces cerevisiae KAP122 (YGL016W); ancestral locus Anc_4.105): MSSIEEIVHLVESLYAPQPSQDVNQIQQSLQVLQKSPQGLAFANELLKNDNYSPNVQYFGALTLTVQLNTNVNSFEKLWVLFKANLIHLTKYSKSYATNPQNKSMLLTTIKKLMSNLSLIFTNINENETTTAESTTITSWNNPLNTLLVLLTNSNNSKVEDWNLDDNVVDSMLVAAVNSQVSYQELSEFIQSSNELNNLLLTFTEIIVEDLVKYQSRKATMTNVYKILHDHLYITTMALININLNIPNNSNDTLYASISAWITCVSSFRNLSTHGNMDLSEMFQNLITVMCTSSEQTDKYHKAEQILAIFDNCFSNDPNLMSYDLRSQVEAIFLGVSKAGNADTSKNAWMLEYMNYLVTNEMVSELKELAICITDFLQISTLDVCNKLFTVIGTNSASPDNLNQYINVLLQMTNFPLTPILQEVFSVRMIDFWLDLADSFTNLAPETLSPQAQTLAADIFQQVVLIYLPKVSLINKEKILNEEGEDSSLHEFEDFKTATSDLIESLWNILGNDKLTNVLIDSISKTTSDSSKQQNVDLFQTEVMAFLLNTLLMDMNLAESHWICDIIGSNKNFINNILFLLESGFELPDSTLSYRHLKIEFIRTSSVLIGTLSGCFLQDASQLNQCVQTLFKGLESCIISASELNTKLENIVVKSIYTVFDTCRTELIPELSNSLTVLKSILRPDSNISNYSRERLMHTVGFIIQCVVANGPQEQANYICQLVDIISDLYERSLGIDMPNKSDYVHCLLSCISELGSALVQPDEMENSAILPRLQEFQQYWMEDPLHIRIKILALLNSALSNPDYGKDSHFIETSCLILGKTLTLPDSEPHFLRYNMSEMMEFMINQLPKTNYVNSLPFFSYLLERMVAHFKNNIGPQDIEFIFDRFFLSQYQQYIHNDPDLLQTLINFANSMLDSKPSQLMLCRYWNDFIVPEFLKLLPSREKFTISAVTKFWTKVINNRKYSQEELELSRQLIAHVGQELVYQTMFGLFHTQRSDLSNYTDLIRALVAKYPLQTKEWMIEALPKICEGKNAIHEKFINKLAITRGNRASGNAILEWWLQCNSLPTL, from the coding sequence ATGTCCAGTATTGAAGAGATTGTACACTTGGTTGAGAGTTTATATGCTCCACAGCCTTCGCAAGATGTTAATCAGATTCAGCAGTCCTTACAAGTATTACAGAAATCTCCACAAGGCTTGGCGTTTGCTAATGAACTGCTAAAAAACGATAACTATTCTCCAAATGTACAATATTTTGGTGCTTTAACTCTCACTGTGCAACTGAATACAAATGTAAATTCATTTGAAAAGTTGTGGGTGCTATTTAAAGCTAATTTAATACATTTgacaaaatattcaaagtCCTATGCCACGAACCCTCAAAATAAATCTATGCTTTTGACTACAATAAAGAAACTGATGTCAAATTTATCGTTGATATTTACCAATATCAATGAGAATGAGACTACTACGGCAGAAAGTACCACTATTACAAGTTGGAATAATCCTTTGAATACTTTGTTGGTTTTATTGACAAATTCTAATAACTCGAAAGTGGAAGACTGGAACCTCGATGACAATGTTGTTGATTCAATGCTAGTTGCTGCTGTCAATTCACAGGTGTCATATCAAGAATTAAGTGAATTTATTCAATCATcaaatgaattgaataatcTTTTATTGACATTTACTGAAATTATTGTTGAAGATCTAGTTAAATATCAAAGCAGAAAAGCAACGATGACGAACGTCTACAAAATTCTTCATgatcatttatatatcacTACAATGGCCTTGATAAACATTAACTTAAATATCccaaataattcaaatgacACATTATATGCGTCTATTTCAGCATGGATCACTTGTGTTTCTAGTTTTAGAAATTTGTCAACCCATGGAAACATGGATTTATCAGAAATGTTCCAAAACCTAATTACTGTTATGTGTACATCTTCAGAACAAACCGATAAGTATCACAAGGCAGAACAAATTCTAGCTATATTCGATAATTGTTTTAGTAATGACCCAAACTTAATGAGCTATGACTTGAGATCTCAGGTTGAGGCGATCTTTTTAGGTGTATCAAAAGCTGGTAATGCAGATACCTCTAAAAATGCATGGATGCTAGAATACATGAATTATTTAGTTACCAACGAAATGGTAAGtgaattaaaagaattggCGATTTGCATTACAGACTTCTTGCAAATAAGCACGTTGGATGTatgtaataaattatttactgTAATCGGGACCAATTCTGCTAGTCCAGATAATctaaatcaatatattaatgtACTCTTACAAATGACTAATTTTCCACTAACACCCATTCTTCAGGAAGTATTTTCAGTTAGAATGATTGACTTTTGGTTAGATTTGGCTGATAGTTTTACAAATCTAGCTCCAGAAACATTATCACCTCAAGCACAAACTTTAGCTGCTGACATATTCCAACAAGTTGTCCTTATTTATTTACCTAAGGTGAGTCTTAttaacaaagaaaaaattttaaatgaagaagGAGAAGATTCCTCATTACATGAGTTTGAAGATTTCAAAACTGCAACTTCAGATTTAATTGAGTCTTTATGGAATATCCTAGGTAATGATAAATTGACCAATGTTTTAATCGACAGTATATCAAAGACAACTTCTGATTCATCTAAGCAACAAAATGTGGATTTATTCCAAACCGAAGTTATGGCTTTCCTATTAAACACGTTATTGATGGATATGAATTTAGCAGAGAGTCATTGGATTTGTGATATAATTGGCTCtaacaaaaattttattaataatattttatttttattagaatcAGGGTTTGAATTACCAGATAGTACCTTGAGCTATAGACATCTCAAGATAGAATTTATCCGAACCAGCTCGGTATTAATAGGTACTTTATCAGGATGTTTTCTACAAGATGCTTCTCAATTGAACCAATGTGTACAAACACTATTTAAAGGGTTGGAAAGTTGCATTATTTCAGCTAGCGAACTTAATACAAAACTGGAAAATATCGTAGTAAAATCAATTTACACAGTATTTGATACATGTAGAACAGAATTGATCCCAGAATTGAGTAATTCATTAACAGTTTTGAAGTCAATTCTAAGACCTGATTCAAACATCTCCAATTATTCTAGAGAGAGATTAATGCATACCGTTGGTTTTATCATTCAATGTGTAGTAGCTAATGGCCCTCAAGAGCAAGCTAATTATATTTGTCAGTTAGTGGATATAATAAGTGATTTATATGAACGTTCTTTAGGCATAGATATGCCAAACAAAAGCGATTATGTTCATTGTTTATTATCTTGTATATCGGAACTTGGTTCAGCTTTAGTGCAACCTGATGAAATGGAGAATAGTGCTATCTTACCAAGATTACAAGaatttcaacaatattGGATGGAAGATCCATTGCATATcagaataaaaattttagcATTACTAAATAGTGCGTTGTCCAATCCAGATTATGGCAAAGATTCACattttattgaaacaaGTTGCTTGATTTTAGGTAAAACATTAACATTGCCTGACTCTGAACCACATTTCCTAAGATACAACATGTCAGAAATGATGGAATTCATGATAAACCAATTACCAAAAACCAACTATGTGAATTCGTTGCCTTTCTTTTCATATCTATTGGAACGAATGGTAGCTCATTTTAAGAATAACATAGGTCCAcaagatattgaatttatttttgatagaTTTTTCTTGTCTCAATACCAACAATACATTCATAATGATCCAGATTTGTTACaaactttaataaattttgcTAATTCTATGCTTGATTCAAAACCCAGCCAATTGATGCTTTGTAGATACTGGAATGATTTCATAGTACCAGAATTCCTAAAATTATTACCTTCTAGAGAAAAATTTACTATTTCTGCTGTCACCAAGTTCTGGACAAAAGTCATTAACAATAGGAAATATTCACAAGAAGAACTGGAGCTATCCAGACAATTAATAGCCCATGTTGGTCAAGAATTAGTTTACCAGACCATGTTCGGTTTATTCCACACCCAGCGCTCCGATTTAAGCAACTACACTGACTTGATTCGTGCTCTAGTTGCCAAATACCCACTTCAAACGAAAGAATGGATGATAGAGGCTCTACCTAAAATATGTGAAGGTAAGAATGCCATCCATGAGAAGTTTATTAACAAACTAGCTATCACTAGAGGCAATCGTGCTTCTGGGAACGCAATTCTTGAATGGTGGTTACAATGCAATTCCTTGCCAACTTTATAG
- the ATE1 gene encoding arginyltransferase (similar to Saccharomyces cerevisiae ATE1 (YGL017W); ancestral locus Anc_4.104), which translates to MDLTDRLIISYPLYFSNDTSGCGYCNGQKAIAENNYSLMSLMHKESNGITVNNSCVGFQSEQMSVEQYDRLCNMGYRRSGNFVYKGDMLRNCCRKYTIRTKMEYLKIDKELKKSLRRFNKFVNPTENEMHKKNKGNVEYNVIEEVLKIKRSSSRLKTVFEPSVYSQEKYELFCKFQENIHHDYKHSERGFRQFLCHSPFTDEEIMGTEEEWEQLNNWDTLQDNEYIKRLGPAHECYYLDGKLIAFAVTDFLVTGLSSVYFVWDPDYARLSLGKVSALKELVLSTKIKNGYYYLGYYIGDCPKMNYKGKYGGELLDLCAANYVRLEKLDNITKHGRLFIMTDSEDKCDTPQSEPYLNEKLKALWLPSLSGENLINIAENIYGSNGKALLDANKAAISLKAFGMDFRTENMNGDKLNDNNTSITTNRTGNEGKKSKKKTSDAIRSIPNVLPGLVPLPEVLEIINSGKIDTLKDKLLIFDTELGGLRPFMGSKLESPEVMKIICDTIRVMGTENAMNTIIII; encoded by the coding sequence ATGGATTTAACTGATAGATTGATTATTTCATATCCTCTATACTTTTCAAATGATACATCAGGATGTGGTTATTGTAATGGGCAGAAAGCTATTGCTGAGAACAATTACTCACTTATGTCTTTAATGCATAAGGAGTCCAATGGTATCACAGTGAATAACAGTTGTGTTGGGTTTCAATCCGAGCAGATGAGTGTTGAACAATATGACAGATTGTGTAATATGGGATACAGAAGGTCAGgaaattttgtttataaAGGAGACATGTTAAGGAATTGTTGTAGGAAATACACAATTAGAACTAAAATGGAGTATCTTAAGATAGATAAAGAGTTGAAGAAGTCATTGAGACGATTCAATAAGTTTGTTAATCCAACAGAAAATGAGATGcataaaaagaataaaggAAATGTCGAGTACAACGTAATTGAAGAAGtattgaagataaagaGATCATCTAGTAGGTTGAAAACCGTCTTTGAACCCTCCGTTTACTCACAGGAGAAGTACGAActattttgtaaattcCAAGAGAATATACACCATGACTACAAACATAGTGAAAGGGGATTCAGGCAATTTTTATGCCATTCTCCTTTTACAGATGAAGAGATAATGGgaacagaagaagaatgGGAGCAACTAAATAATTGGGACACTCTTCAAGACAACGAGTATATCAAAAGACTTGGCCCTGCTCACGAGTGCTATTACTTGGATGGAAAACTAATTGCATTTGCAGTAACTGATTTTTTAGTAACGGGGTTATCATCGGTTTACTTCGTTTGGGATCCAGACTATGCTAGATTATCTCTTGGTAAAGTAAGTGCTCTTAAAGAATTGGTACTTTCGactaaaattaaaaatggttACTATTACCTTGGTTATTATATTGGCGACTGTccaaaaatgaattataaaGGAAAATATGGAGGGGAGTTGCTCGATTTGTGTGCTGCAAACTATGTTAGGTTGGAGAAACTGGATAACATAACAAAACACGGGAGATTATTCATAATGACAGACTCGGAGGATAAATGTGATACCCCACAGTCTGAACCATATCTTAATGAGAAATTAAAAGCCCTATGGTTGCCATCCCTTTCAGGTGAAAACTTGATCAATATTGctgaaaatatatatgggAGCAATGGGAAAGCCTTACTTGATGCAAACAAAGCTGCCATTTCGTTAAAAGCCTTTGGAATGGATTTCCGGACCGAGAATATGAATGGTGACAAACTGAATGACAACAATACCAGCATTACCACCAACAGAACAGGAAATGAAGGTAAAAAATccaagaagaaaacaagCGATGCCATAAGATCGATTCCCAACGTTCTTCCTGGACTTGTACCTTTACCAGAAGTACTAGAAATCATAAACTCAGGAAAAATAGACACCCTGAAGGATAAGCTGCTAATATTTGATACAGAATTAGGGGGATTACGACCATTCATGGGCTCTAAACTTGAATCACCAGAAGtcatgaaaataatttgcGATACAATTCGAGTTATGGGAACAGAAAACGCCATGAACAccattataattatatag
- the TPHA0F00580 gene encoding uncharacterized protein (similar to Saccharomyces cerevisiae ALK2 (YBL009W) and ALK1 (YGL021W); ancestral locus Anc_4.100) — MSEQTVINLSPRKNFIAMVISDSDSDEGLNEGHERQGLPSSQDFPVEKSDVVMNFDSRGKKDGKEKSKDKKRWSFMSTYSSSSSLSKKRKSTLSSNNSIDNNGPQKSTPLKMKSISPQKSNSPNKRTSMSTLHTNYMDNDQNRSLFKRSSTSSSLKQLIGKFNFADENHENRLKHSPSFNIKAHASERSVKTSLDNNKRKPLAPLASNVVQGGARDNTKFKKPNDKSLLSLTTTSTNVSIDSKKNWKFWKKNSQLSRSTSSQSVAVNQQQREYSNVAPTLKKKSSLSSLFSSSSTTYSNVRGSEGAQINDYNLRKKSSTSNLSIKHLKHKTSQSSLQNFKVRRKTNTTASIDREASISGNIKISLPTPDTESRNKIDTKLNNSNSLMSIKSHISSIPVSTADYKSIVLNRLLEHCDFKYIINDDELNDLEGSIYTIPKDKDNITDYISRFIDPRTSESIISKQLSLDSEDNGFYSPEISLHELICLRLCQNSMGLPFLLQAYLYRKTEQQSDKLYLMLFMKDSGEPLHSINISDWEQVASIFWQCTTILYVNEIKLSFEHRNLILQNILIDRVGNITLCDFKGSRLTSKFDTQVLFTRLDHPLFYQGGRNGQYEIYEMMRTILPVPNSWSSFEPRINLLWLYYLITELLKKGYANNLPPSKILNNLIKLSEVLNPHATENITTSINSTGDLLKLKELF; from the coding sequence ATGAGCGAGCAAACTGTGATAAATCTTTCTCCCAGAAAGAATTTTATTGCGATGGTGATCTCCGACTCAGACAGTGATGAAGGGCTTAATGAAGGACATGAGAGACAGGGGCTACCTTCCTCCCAGGATTTTCCAGTCGAGAAGTCTGACGTCGTAATGAATTTTGATAGTAGAGGGAAAAAAGATGGTAAGGAGAAATCTAAGGACAAGAAACGATGGTCTTTTATGTCCACgtattcttcttcttcgtcGTTGTCgaagaaaagaaagtcTACATTGTCGAGCAACAATAGTATCGACAATAATGGTCCTCAGAAAAGTACACctttgaagatgaaatcGATTTCTCCTCAGAAATCAAACAGTCCCAATAAAAGAACGTCTATGTCTACTTTGCATACCAATTACATGGATAATGATCAAAATAGATCTTTGTTTAAAAGATCGTCTACAAGCTCGTCTTTGAAGCAATTAATAGgcaaatttaattttgcaGACGAGAACCATGAAAATAGATTAAAACATTCTCCaagttttaatataaaGGCACATGCTTCAGAGAGGTCTGTTAAAACATCTTTAGACAACAACAAAAGGAAACCACTAGCACCTCTAGCGAGTAACGTTGTGCAAGGTGGTGCCAGGGATAATACTAAATTTAAGAAACCAAATGATAAATCTTTACTTTCACTTACAACTACGTCCACTAATGTCAGTAtagattcaaaaaaaaattggaaattttggaaaaagaATTCGCAACTGTCTAGGTCCACTTCAAGTCAAAGTGTAGCAGTAAATCAACAACAAAGAGAATACTCTAACGTAGCACCAactttgaagaaaaagtCATCTCTATCGAGCCTATTTAGCTCCTCCAGTACAACATATAGCAATGTAAGAGGAAGCGAAGGTGCTCAGATAAATGATTACAACCTAAGGAAAAAATCGTCAACATCAAATTTATCCATCAAACATCTAAAGCATAAAACATCACAATCCTCTTTACAGAATTTCAAAGTAAGAAGGAAGACTAACACCACGGCATCAATAGATAGAGAAGCGTCAATTAGtggaaatataaaaatttctCTACCAACTCCAGATACAGAATCACGTAACAAAATAGATAccaaattgaataattcaaattcattaatgtCAATAAAATCCCATATTTCAAGCATTCCGGTATCGACGGCGGATTACAAATCGATTGTGCTGAATCGTTTATTAGAACATTGCGATTTTAagtatattattaatgatgaCGAATTAAATGATCTAGAAGGCTCAATATACACTATTCCTAAAGATAAAGACAATATCACCGACTATATATCTAGATTCATTGATCCGAGAACATCTGAATCAATAATCAGTAAACAATTATCATTAGATTCCGAAGATAATGGTTTTTATTCACCAGAGATATCCTTACATGAACTAATCTGCCTAAGGTTATGTCAAAATTCGATGGGTCtaccatttttattacaaGCATATTTATACAGAAAAACAGAGCAACAATCTGATAAACTATATTTAATGCTTTTTATGAAAGATTCAGGAGAACCATTGCATAGCATAAACATATCTGACTGGGAACAAGTGGCCTCAATATTTTGGCAATGCACGACGATTTTATatgttaatgaaataaaactGTCATTTGAACACAGAAACCTGATTTTACAGAATATTCTGATAGATAGAGTTGGAAATATTACATTATGTGATTTCAAAGGCAGTAGATTGACATCCAAATTTGACACACAAGTGTTGTTTACGAGATTGGATCATCCATTATTCTATCAAGGTGGAAGAAATGGACAATACGAAATATACGAAATGATGAGAACCATATTGCCAGTTCCAAATTCCTGGTCATCTTTTGAACCACGCATCAATTTGCTTTGGTTATATTACCTCATAacagaattattgaaaaaaggGTACGCGAATAACCTTCCACCTTCCAAGATCCTTAACAATCTAATCAAACTGTCAGAAGTATTAAACCCACATGCAACTGAAAACATCACCACTTCAATCAATTCTACAGGTGacttattaaaattgaaagaacTGTTCTAA
- the FMT1 gene encoding methionyl-tRNA formyltransferase (similar to Saccharomyces cerevisiae FMT1 (YBL013W); ancestral locus Anc_4.95) translates to MFAQLTAWKVKRLVFKRCQHGIGSHSLSSLDVLFFGSDEFSIHALDSLRSLQNNYPPLVKDIQVVTRKPKWCGRYKSVLKHTPIVEHCKTIGLREPLLCDSKQDMLDIGDVHNYDMVVAVSFGKLIPSKLLSKAKYSLNIHPSLLPRYKGASPIQYALLNRDTETGVTIQTLHPNKFDHGRIIAQTRPLSTSDLLAKGVVSEFPEKTPIYTAILMDQLGLVGGELLKKVISEQLYTDQNKSIESGQVFEASYASRITSAMKQISWNTDEAIDLVVRLNTLGPLFAPIKVLMRKNGNVNKRIIFHDFTVCSNYQEKLGSPGQFCYDDKSMTVVVCCANNSYIQVKSLQFEGFTVETASEFVRRFRKRCGNKTESTFEFV, encoded by the coding sequence ATGTTTGCTCAATTAACTGCGTGGAAGGTTAAACGGTTGGTATTTAAACGTTGCCAACATGGAATTGGTAGTCACTCTTTATCTAGTCTGGATGTGTTGTTTTTTGGGAGCGATGAGTTCAGTATTCATGCATTGGATAGTTTAAGGTCTCTGCAGAACAATTATCCACCACTGGTGAAGGATATTCAAGTTGTCACTAGGAAACCTAAATGGTGTGGAAGATATAAGTCCGTATTAAAGCATACTCCAATTGTTGAGCATTGCAAAACGATAGGGTTGAGAGAACCATTGCTGTGTGATTCGAAACAAGATATGCTTGATATTGGTGATGTACATAATTACGACATGGTGGTTGCAGTTTCGTTTGGGAAATTGATTCCATCAAAGTTACTGAGCAAAgcaaaatattctttaaatatccATCCATCGTTGCTCCCGAGGTACAAAGGGGCGTCTCCCATCCAATATGCGCTTCTGAATAGGGATACAGAGACTGGGGTCACTATACAGACATTACATCCGAATAAATTCGACCATGGCAGAATAATAGCACAGACACGTCCGCTGTCTACTAGTGACTTGCTAGCGAAAGGTGTGGTGTCTGAGTTCCCAGAAAAGACTCCTATATACACTGCTATTTTAATGGATCAACTTGGACTAGTAGGAGGAGAGTTACTTAAGAAAGTGATATCAGAGCAATTATATACAGATCAAAACAAAAGCATAGAGTCTGGTCAAGTCTTTGAAGCAAGCTACGCTTCGAGGATTACTTCGGCAATGAAGCAGATCTCTTGGAACACTGACGAGGCCATTGATCTGGTTGTCAGACTAAATACGCTGGGACCTCTTTTTGCGCCAATAAAAGTGCTTATGAGGAAGAATGGcaatgtaaataaaagGATAATCTTTCATGATTTCACTGTATGTAGTAATTATCAAGAGAAACTAGGCTCTCCTGGCCAATTCTGTTACGATGACAAATCAATGACGGTGGTTGTATGTTGTGCAAACAACAGTTATATCCAGGTAAAATCGTTGCAATTCGAAGGGTTCACTGTCGAGACAGCTTCTGAGTTTGTCAGACGGTTTCGCAAACGATGCGGCAACAAGACTGAGAGTACGTTTGAGTTTGTATAA